One Vallitalea pronyensis genomic region harbors:
- a CDS encoding L-fucose/L-arabinose isomerase family protein: protein MKTTFALFFGNRGFMPEELILDARREVAEAVSKAGCNYLMIDESATQYGAVETRDEGRIYAKWLEEHKGEFDGVILSMPIFIDENGAITALEQTGVPILMQAYPDEIGKMGFSTRRDAYCGKFSVTDVFEQYQVPYTLLGSHVVHPSSDAFNQTLKDFAAICRVVKGMRHFNVGCIGARTTAFKTVRYDEVTVQRYGITIESFDLSDLIHKVQHMNSNLDKVVHKKEVLQQYSDFSRVPAHQMDNLAKVAVVIDDYIETYQLDAITLRCWIEMQQILHVSPCVILGELNDRGIAASCEMDLCSAITMRAMYLASEQATACLDWNNNYGDEVDKVVLFHCGPVPTSLMTTKGCITDHKMIAKTAPDTGWGTNEGRIRSFPMTYSNCKTEDGKLYMYVSEGEFTEDVIEDGFFGCGGVAHIEALESKLRKLARNGFKHHTTVGVGKMKHILEEAFKHYLKYDVIDIDS from the coding sequence ATGAAGACGACATTCGCATTATTTTTTGGAAACAGGGGCTTTATGCCTGAAGAACTAATTCTTGATGCAAGACGGGAAGTGGCTGAAGCGGTATCAAAAGCAGGTTGCAACTATTTGATGATAGATGAAAGTGCAACCCAATATGGTGCCGTAGAAACAAGGGATGAAGGCAGAATCTATGCCAAATGGTTGGAAGAACACAAAGGAGAATTTGACGGGGTCATCCTGTCTATGCCTATATTTATTGATGAAAATGGTGCCATTACAGCCCTTGAACAGACAGGTGTACCTATCTTAATGCAAGCCTATCCAGATGAAATTGGCAAAATGGGCTTTTCAACCCGTCGAGATGCTTATTGTGGAAAATTTAGTGTAACAGATGTGTTTGAACAATATCAAGTACCCTATACCTTACTGGGGTCACATGTGGTACATCCCTCATCCGATGCGTTTAACCAGACCTTAAAAGATTTCGCGGCAATCTGCCGGGTTGTAAAAGGTATGCGTCATTTCAATGTTGGTTGTATTGGTGCAAGGACAACAGCCTTTAAAACGGTCAGATATGATGAAGTAACCGTTCAACGATATGGTATCACCATTGAATCCTTTGATTTGTCAGACCTGATTCATAAAGTTCAGCATATGAACAGCAATCTTGATAAAGTCGTACACAAGAAAGAAGTCCTTCAACAGTATTCCGACTTTTCACGTGTACCTGCTCACCAAATGGATAATCTGGCAAAAGTGGCAGTTGTAATCGATGACTATATTGAAACCTATCAATTGGATGCCATCACACTACGATGCTGGATCGAAATGCAGCAGATCTTGCACGTAAGCCCATGTGTTATCCTTGGGGAACTGAATGATCGAGGTATTGCGGCTTCCTGCGAGATGGACTTATGTTCTGCCATCACCATGAGAGCCATGTATTTAGCCTCAGAGCAAGCCACAGCTTGTCTGGATTGGAACAATAATTATGGTGATGAGGTTGACAAGGTTGTACTTTTCCATTGTGGACCTGTTCCAACATCATTAATGACCACTAAGGGGTGTATAACGGATCACAAAATGATTGCCAAGACTGCTCCAGATACAGGGTGGGGAACAAATGAGGGTCGCATTCGCTCCTTTCCAATGACGTATTCCAATTGTAAGACAGAGGACGGTAAGCTGTATATGTATGTAAGCGAAGGTGAATTCACAGAAGATGTCATTGAAGACGGTTTCTTCGGATGCGGTGGCGTAGCACATATTGAAGCATTGGAAAGTAAGCTCAGAAAATTAGCAAGAAATGGATTTAAACATCATACAACAGTTGGTGTAGGTAAAATGAAACATATACTTGAAGAAGCATTTAAACATTATCTTAAATATGACGTCATAGACATTGATTCCTAG
- a CDS encoding FGGY-family carbohydrate kinase, with protein MTVAGIDIGTTGCKCTIYNDKGQLISESYEAYKSDISPEMHKISPSVVWEKVQEVIGDAVKHVTDLKGIGVTSFGEAAVLLDINHEPVWDSLLFSDPNGREECQHLIHHFGTEYLNKITGLCPDIMYTIVKLMWLKNNQPKVFEKCKRICLFEDYIVYKLSGIFQIDHSLAARTMAFNVHTLMWDEAILSFAGIDKSMLPKVVPIGTTAGPIKTPLAKALGINEKTLIVSGCHDQIAAAIGTGVYKEGMVVDGTGTVECMTSIYHNRDVDERLLHRGNFARMPFLHDLHVTYAFSFTGGALLKWYREKIGALEAKANKKEDQSDYDYFNAQVDNTKPTGLLILPYFAGAGTPYMDMEAKGTILGLTLDTTKEDLYKGLMEGVTYEMRLNLERLSQAGVHVDCIRATGGGATSEIWLQMKADILKKPVTSLGAAQSGTLGCVMLAGIACGMFNSIEEAESIFVTLHKTYYPNEGMSALYDDLYEKYKKIYPAIKNI; from the coding sequence ATGACAGTTGCTGGTATCGACATTGGAACAACAGGTTGTAAATGTACCATTTACAATGATAAAGGTCAGTTAATAAGTGAATCATATGAAGCGTATAAGTCAGACATATCCCCTGAAATGCATAAAATAAGCCCATCTGTTGTATGGGAAAAGGTTCAGGAGGTGATAGGTGATGCTGTTAAGCATGTAACCGATTTAAAAGGAATTGGTGTAACATCTTTTGGTGAAGCGGCAGTTCTATTGGACATAAATCATGAGCCCGTATGGGATTCACTGTTGTTTTCCGATCCAAATGGAAGAGAAGAATGCCAACATCTTATCCATCATTTTGGAACAGAGTATCTGAACAAAATTACAGGTTTATGTCCAGATATCATGTACACCATCGTTAAACTCATGTGGCTTAAAAACAATCAACCCAAGGTCTTTGAAAAATGTAAGAGAATCTGTCTTTTTGAAGATTACATTGTCTATAAGTTAAGCGGCATTTTTCAGATTGATCATTCTCTGGCAGCAAGAACGATGGCCTTTAATGTACATACTTTGATGTGGGATGAGGCTATCTTATCGTTTGCAGGTATTGACAAGTCAATGTTACCTAAGGTTGTTCCTATTGGTACAACTGCTGGACCCATTAAGACACCATTGGCAAAGGCGTTAGGCATTAATGAAAAAACGCTTATCGTGTCAGGGTGTCATGACCAAATTGCCGCGGCTATTGGAACAGGTGTCTACAAAGAAGGCATGGTTGTTGATGGTACAGGTACGGTTGAATGCATGACCAGTATTTATCATAACCGTGATGTGGATGAAAGGTTATTACACAGAGGGAACTTTGCAAGAATGCCTTTCCTTCATGATTTACATGTCACGTATGCGTTTTCGTTTACAGGTGGCGCATTGTTGAAGTGGTACAGAGAAAAAATAGGTGCCCTAGAAGCCAAAGCAAACAAAAAAGAGGATCAAAGTGACTATGATTACTTTAATGCACAAGTGGATAATACCAAACCAACAGGTCTCTTGATTTTACCTTATTTTGCAGGTGCAGGTACGCCTTATATGGATATGGAAGCAAAAGGTACTATCCTAGGGTTAACCCTGGATACAACAAAAGAGGATCTTTACAAAGGTCTAATGGAAGGTGTGACATATGAAATGCGGCTGAATTTGGAACGGCTATCCCAGGCGGGAGTACACGTTGATTGTATTAGAGCTACAGGTGGTGGCGCAACGTCAGAAATCTGGCTTCAGATGAAAGCAGATATCTTAAAAAAACCAGTCACATCGTTAGGTGCAGCTCAATCAGGCACCTTAGGCTGTGTCATGTTGGCTGGGATTGCATGTGGGATGTTTAACTCCATAGAAGAAGCGGAATCAATCTTTGTCACATTGCATAAAACATATTACCCCAATGAAGGAATGAGTGCTCTATATGATGATTTATATGAAAAGTACAAAAAGATATACCCAGCAATCAAAAACATATAG
- a CDS encoding PocR ligand-binding domain-containing protein, whose translation MNLLFNINDLKNLLVDYYNLTKMRIAIFDDGFHEIASYPDRLSTYCRIIRNDVAMHKKCTLCDYNAFIQCKQQKSLHIYACHAGLTEAIVPIFADQTIIGYIMLGQVLTTKDRHALWHEISESMKAHDVDLTALKIAFDNKRNVHQNVINSSAHMMKICASYLYSSHKLVLKKDSLPQKIDVFIGENLRNDLSVPLICNQFQIGKTKLYDIANQSYGMGIAKHITQIRLQRAKEYLMDTDLPIYEIADLVGIYDYNYFTKVFKKETGVTPKDFRKGNTLPV comes from the coding sequence ATGAATCTATTATTCAATATTAACGATCTCAAAAACCTGTTGGTGGATTATTACAACCTCACAAAAATGCGTATTGCCATCTTTGATGATGGTTTTCACGAAATTGCTTCTTATCCTGATCGTTTATCCACTTATTGTCGTATCATTCGTAACGACGTTGCCATGCATAAGAAATGTACGCTATGTGACTACAACGCATTCATTCAATGCAAACAACAGAAGTCTCTCCATATTTATGCCTGTCACGCTGGTTTAACAGAGGCTATCGTACCCATCTTTGCAGACCAAACCATTATTGGATATATCATGTTAGGTCAAGTATTGACCACTAAGGATAGACATGCATTATGGCATGAAATCTCAGAGTCCATGAAGGCGCATGATGTGGATCTCACGGCTTTAAAAATTGCCTTTGACAACAAAAGAAATGTGCATCAAAATGTGATTAATTCTTCCGCTCATATGATGAAAATCTGTGCCAGCTATCTCTACTCCAGCCATAAATTGGTACTAAAAAAAGACTCTCTCCCACAAAAAATCGATGTTTTTATTGGAGAAAATCTTAGGAACGACTTGTCTGTGCCCCTTATCTGCAATCAGTTTCAAATCGGTAAAACAAAGCTTTATGACATTGCTAATCAAAGTTATGGTATGGGTATTGCTAAACATATTACACAGATTCGTTTGCAAAGAGCCAAAGAATACCTTATGGATACGGATCTTCCAATATACGAAATTGCAGACTTGGTGGGGATCTATGACTATAATTATTTTACAAAGGTATTCAAAAAAGAAACAGGCGTTACCCCCAAAGATTTTAGAAAGGGCAACACACTTCCTGTTTGA
- a CDS encoding arylsulfatase, translating into MNDVKKKHVILIVTDDQGYGDIGAHGNPWLKTPNLDKLHDTSISLESFHTDPLCAPTRAALMSGRYSFGAGVYSTLNGRFYMKPDLYTMADYFKAGGYRTGMFGKWHLGDTYPYHPHQRGFDVAHSFGGGVIGEIPDYWNNDYYDDTYLVNGVPTKFQGYCTDNWFSSAMTFMDDAIHADQPFFCYIPTNAPHGPFNVDPAYYDKYIQAGVPEKRAKFFGMIESIDENIGRLVAYLKERKVYDNTIITFFGDNGTATGCSIDQEGHLLDGYNANMRGKKGSTYEGAHRNACFITTPGNVLGKSRQVYGLTTHFDLLTTYIDLCHLPKLDAYDQLDGISMYGALSRGETHLNQGRTLVIHNMQRDMPQKYKDYTVLRDTTRLVRPLTLESNPFATGNFGSPATIEPEIYDIEKDPSERYDIYKDNVILANELTLYYEDWYDARVDDAMIYSPMYIRKEEETKLTCHGWHDCVAMCFSQRHTREGIDGTGFWAIRVVDSGEYAIELRRWPRESQLSICASCKGESGTDRKEDKPEGRAYKVVKALVDVCGQRQERDVSLEDKSVVFIMHLEKGDYNMRTRFINEDLTYIGAYYVYIRKQ; encoded by the coding sequence ATGAATGATGTTAAAAAGAAGCATGTCATATTAATTGTTACAGACGATCAAGGGTATGGGGATATTGGCGCTCATGGCAATCCATGGTTGAAGACCCCTAATCTGGATAAGCTCCATGACACATCCATTTCCTTGGAAAGTTTTCATACCGATCCTCTATGTGCACCAACCAGAGCTGCATTAATGTCAGGAAGATATTCTTTTGGAGCGGGCGTTTATTCAACACTCAACGGTCGTTTTTATATGAAACCTGACCTGTATACCATGGCAGATTACTTTAAAGCAGGTGGCTATAGGACGGGTATGTTTGGTAAATGGCATTTAGGGGATACCTATCCCTATCACCCACACCAACGTGGTTTTGATGTGGCTCACTCATTTGGCGGTGGTGTTATTGGTGAAATACCGGATTATTGGAACAACGATTATTATGATGATACTTATTTAGTCAATGGTGTACCCACAAAATTTCAAGGTTACTGTACCGACAATTGGTTTAGCTCTGCCATGACTTTTATGGATGATGCTATTCATGCAGATCAACCATTTTTTTGCTATATACCAACCAATGCTCCTCACGGGCCATTTAATGTTGATCCAGCATATTATGATAAGTATATACAGGCTGGTGTACCTGAAAAAAGAGCAAAATTCTTTGGAATGATTGAATCCATTGATGAGAATATAGGTCGATTGGTGGCATATCTAAAAGAACGAAAAGTCTATGATAACACCATTATCACATTCTTTGGCGATAATGGCACAGCCACAGGATGCAGTATTGATCAAGAAGGGCATCTCTTAGATGGTTATAACGCAAACATGCGTGGGAAAAAAGGTTCAACTTATGAAGGGGCTCATAGAAATGCGTGTTTTATAACTACGCCGGGCAATGTTCTTGGAAAATCGCGACAAGTCTATGGCTTAACAACGCATTTTGACTTATTAACCACGTATATTGACTTATGTCACTTACCTAAGCTGGATGCATATGACCAGTTAGATGGTATCAGTATGTATGGGGCATTATCCAGAGGTGAAACCCATCTTAATCAAGGACGTACGTTAGTTATTCATAATATGCAGCGGGATATGCCTCAAAAGTATAAAGACTATACGGTATTACGCGATACAACAAGACTTGTTAGACCATTAACCCTTGAAAGTAATCCTTTTGCTACAGGAAATTTTGGTTCACCTGCAACCATAGAACCGGAAATCTATGATATTGAAAAAGACCCTTCTGAAAGGTATGATATTTATAAAGATAACGTAATATTAGCTAACGAACTCACCTTGTATTATGAAGATTGGTATGATGCAAGGGTGGATGATGCTATGATATACAGCCCCATGTACATTAGGAAAGAAGAAGAGACAAAGTTAACATGTCACGGGTGGCACGATTGCGTCGCCATGTGCTTTTCACAACGCCATACACGAGAAGGTATTGATGGTACAGGTTTTTGGGCCATACGTGTTGTGGATTCTGGAGAATATGCCATTGAACTCCGACGTTGGCCGAGAGAATCTCAATTATCAATCTGTGCATCATGTAAGGGAGAAAGTGGAACGGATAGGAAAGAGGATAAGCCAGAAGGCAGAGCTTATAAGGTGGTTAAAGCACTTGTTGATGTCTGTGGACAGCGTCAGGAACGTGATGTTTCATTGGAAGATAAAAGCGTTGTATTTATCATGCATCTTGAGAAAGGTGATTATAACATGCGAACGCGATTTATTAATGAAGACTTAACCTACATAGGGGCCTACTATGTGTATATAAGAAAGCAATAA
- a CDS encoding helix-turn-helix domain-containing protein: MSSAIKFYANQLPNVSAVGKITLKKPRIHVNQIAHINYLIFVLKGTFYVSEEDRHYAAKEGQVFFRQSGKHHYSQTYMPIGTTWFWVSFSYDTLGKTVQESCPDIPCYALPQLTTMSNQQHLFQKLESMYHLYHASNPYKIPHLAAELTSIFYTILANPPHHHSGSEMLVKKVNELLMLQLHSTFDAHKIAAKINMDYSYIGKCYKAQTGTTINHHFNSLKIQKAIAYMEDGSMNISQMSEVLGYPNPYYFSRVFKKFTSLSPSAFMKQMPLQQD; encoded by the coding sequence ATGTCGTCAGCTATTAAGTTTTATGCTAATCAACTCCCTAACGTGTCAGCAGTAGGGAAAATAACGTTAAAAAAACCAAGAATTCATGTGAACCAGATTGCACATATCAACTATCTGATTTTTGTTCTTAAGGGTACATTTTATGTGAGTGAAGAAGACCGACACTATGCTGCAAAAGAAGGACAAGTTTTCTTTAGGCAATCAGGTAAACATCATTATAGTCAAACCTATATGCCTATAGGCACAACATGGTTCTGGGTGTCTTTCTCCTATGATACCTTAGGTAAAACCGTTCAAGAATCCTGCCCAGACATCCCATGTTATGCATTGCCTCAACTAACAACCATGAGCAATCAGCAACATCTATTTCAGAAACTAGAGTCCATGTATCATCTGTATCATGCCTCTAACCCCTATAAAATACCCCATTTAGCTGCTGAACTTACGAGCATTTTCTACACTATTCTTGCTAACCCACCCCATCATCATTCGGGTAGTGAGATGCTTGTTAAGAAAGTCAATGAACTTCTGATGCTCCAACTTCACAGCACATTTGATGCACATAAAATAGCTGCTAAAATAAACATGGATTATAGCTATATCGGGAAGTGCTATAAAGCCCAAACCGGCACAACCATTAATCATCATTTTAACAGCTTAAAGATTCAAAAAGCTATTGCATATATGGAAGACGGGTCCATGAACATCTCACAGATGAGTGAGGTTCTCGGCTATCCCAATCCCTATTATTTCAGTCGAGTGTTCAAAAAGTTCACCAGCTTATCCCCTAGTGCATTCATGAAACAAATGCCCTTACAACAAGACTGA
- a CDS encoding ABC transporter permease — translation MKKQFKTFKDYCIAFVCLVLLNFMLPRLLPGDPVTALAGEQVVYDMTPEMHQQLLEEFQLDKPITIQLVRYLKSIVQFDFGYSYFYKKKVIDLLRLHLPWTLALIVTSMLISIGIGYVTGIESSYHHGKPMDKILLSAMMFISGFPQFFLGMLLLLFFSIYLGWLPMGGCETPCSTFTGLTRVKDIMVHMVLPVITLVISEVSNMYLLTRSTAISISKRTFMGTAVAKGLKDRLIKHRYLGKNCFITLLTLSAIMMGRMFVGVLLIEVVFAYPGLGSLIFEAVKARDYPVLQGVFLIVAFMVLLMNGLAESIQFTYSRKQF, via the coding sequence GTGAAAAAACAGTTTAAAACTTTCAAGGATTATTGTATAGCCTTTGTATGTCTTGTTTTATTAAACTTTATGCTACCAAGATTACTGCCAGGTGACCCTGTAACAGCTCTGGCTGGAGAACAAGTAGTCTATGACATGACACCGGAAATGCATCAGCAATTACTTGAAGAATTTCAATTAGACAAGCCCATTACCATACAACTCGTTCGTTATCTCAAGTCAATTGTTCAATTTGATTTTGGTTATTCTTACTTCTATAAGAAAAAAGTAATAGACCTCTTACGTTTACATTTACCTTGGACACTGGCTTTAATCGTTACTAGCATGCTGATATCTATAGGCATAGGTTATGTCACTGGCATAGAAAGCAGCTATCATCATGGCAAGCCCATGGATAAGATTCTGTTAAGTGCCATGATGTTTATAAGTGGATTTCCACAATTTTTTTTAGGTATGCTTTTATTATTGTTTTTTAGTATCTATCTTGGCTGGCTGCCTATGGGAGGATGTGAAACACCTTGTTCAACCTTTACAGGTCTGACTCGAGTAAAAGATATAATGGTACATATGGTTCTCCCTGTTATAACCCTTGTTATTTCCGAAGTATCAAACATGTATTTATTAACAAGAAGTACCGCCATATCCATAAGTAAAAGAACATTTATGGGTACCGCTGTGGCAAAAGGATTAAAGGATAGACTGATTAAACATCGTTATTTAGGCAAGAACTGCTTTATAACACTATTAACCCTGTCTGCAATCATGATGGGAAGAATGTTTGTGGGGGTACTGCTAATTGAAGTTGTTTTTGCCTATCCTGGACTTGGAAGTCTCATTTTTGAGGCTGTAAAAGCCAGAGATTATCCCGTTTTACAAGGTGTTTTTCTCATAGTAGCATTTATGGTGCTTCTGATGAATGGACTAGCAGAATCCATTCAATTTACATATAGTCGTAAACAATTTTAA
- a CDS encoding ABC transporter permease gives MDMTKKIAIKIILKDKCMLMGTCLLVLFSLVVMIVPFMNLPSPSCSTKEVFLKPSLIHLLGTNDMGQDIFSRLLFGLRTSMFISLSVGVIATSISGFLGILSALTGGLLDRFILRICDIFLALPEFIICLLVASYIRPNLITLIVIISMLNWQGPLKVLRSQALICSKDLPVTTARTFGANNMYLLRKHIIPNISPLLLSIFIRNVRMAVFMEASFSYLGLVAPEVVSFGKIMSNAMSFTYLEVWKWWLLPVGITLSLFLLALSYMGYSVENRKSIDLEEDIS, from the coding sequence ATGGATATGACAAAAAAGATAGCTATCAAGATAATTTTGAAAGATAAGTGTATGTTAATGGGGACTTGTCTATTGGTATTATTTTCACTGGTGGTGATGATTGTACCTTTTATGAACTTACCCTCACCCTCTTGTTCTACAAAAGAAGTGTTTCTTAAACCTTCATTGATTCATCTCCTAGGAACAAACGATATGGGACAAGATATTTTTTCCAGACTTCTGTTTGGATTACGGACTTCTATGTTCATTAGCTTGTCTGTTGGGGTAATTGCAACATCTATTTCAGGCTTTTTAGGTATTTTATCAGCCCTAACAGGTGGACTTTTGGATCGGTTCATTTTAAGGATCTGTGATATATTTTTAGCACTTCCAGAATTTATCATCTGCTTACTAGTTGCCTCTTATATACGTCCTAACCTCATCACCTTGATTGTCATCATCAGTATGTTAAATTGGCAGGGTCCACTAAAAGTTTTGCGTTCTCAAGCACTCATCTGTAGTAAAGATTTGCCCGTAACAACAGCTAGAACCTTTGGTGCTAACAACATGTATCTCTTAAGAAAACACATTATTCCTAACATCTCCCCCCTTCTATTATCTATTTTTATTCGCAATGTTAGGATGGCTGTTTTTATGGAAGCCAGCTTTTCTTATTTGGGATTAGTAGCACCTGAAGTCGTTAGCTTTGGAAAAATAATGAGCAATGCCATGTCCTTTACTTATTTAGAGGTTTGGAAATGGTGGTTGTTACCTGTAGGCATAACGCTTTCTTTATTTTTACTTGCATTATCCTATATGGGTTATTCGGTAGAAAATCGTAAAAGCATTGACTTGGAGGAAGATATATCGTGA
- a CDS encoding ABC transporter ATP-binding protein, which produces MIHIKDVNIAYGDDNIIQGINLRFKKNSITAIIGESGTGKTSLGLGLMGLSKGQISGNIIVNGQNILEYSKEKMKEYRWNTTSIVFQNTGDLLNPTVNILEQVKESMISHGYCSIKEAIQRSIALLLQVGISESYHLTYPAQLSGGQIQKVLLAMALANDPEVLILDEPTSALDPLTKQDMIQLIKKVAADKTVILITHDFSVSRSLAEDVVVLYGGHVVEQGAASKILTIPKHPYTRGLLRAYPNMSTTKDLQGIRGHIQPSQNGCPFANRCTQKQTLCSKEIPKLRDIQGRMIACHRGGIMSLLRGENITKKYQKTTVLKALNFNVYEGESLAVVGESGSGKTTLAKCIMGLEEMNSGKLFYCGKEVRHHKAFYKQVQIIYQNPLASINRHFDTLRAVKEPLDIFHMGTKEQKREKVLDALEEVHLPTDERFLRRVPYELSGGESQRVAIARALILQPKLLIADEATSALDVSVQAKIMKLFMELQEKRGLTLLFITHNIALARKISDKMLVLKDGEIIESGHSAIITHTPNHPYTKNLIQAAPQIF; this is translated from the coding sequence GTGATACACATAAAAGACGTCAATATTGCCTATGGGGATGACAACATCATACAGGGCATTAATTTAAGATTTAAAAAAAACAGCATTACAGCTATCATCGGTGAATCAGGTACTGGAAAGACAAGTCTTGGGCTTGGGTTAATGGGATTAAGCAAAGGACAAATAAGTGGCAACATCATTGTCAATGGTCAAAATATTTTAGAGTATTCCAAAGAAAAGATGAAAGAGTATCGCTGGAATACAACAAGCATCGTTTTTCAAAATACAGGTGATCTTCTAAACCCAACAGTCAACATACTGGAACAAGTTAAAGAATCTATGATTAGCCATGGTTATTGTTCTATCAAAGAGGCCATTCAACGTTCAATAGCGTTGCTCTTACAGGTAGGTATAAGTGAAAGCTATCATCTTACTTATCCAGCCCAATTAAGTGGTGGCCAGATTCAAAAAGTGCTATTGGCAATGGCCCTTGCTAATGACCCAGAAGTCCTCATATTAGATGAACCTACTTCTGCCCTAGACCCCTTAACAAAGCAAGACATGATTCAGCTTATCAAAAAAGTAGCAGCTGATAAAACCGTAATTTTAATCACCCATGATTTTTCTGTTTCTCGAAGTTTAGCAGAAGACGTTGTGGTTTTATATGGGGGTCATGTTGTGGAACAAGGTGCAGCCAGCAAAATTCTAACTATACCAAAACATCCTTATACAAGAGGTCTATTACGAGCATATCCCAATATGTCCACCACAAAAGATTTACAAGGTATACGGGGGCATATACAACCATCACAAAATGGATGTCCCTTTGCTAACAGATGCACTCAAAAACAAACCCTTTGTTCTAAGGAAATACCTAAATTGAGAGACATTCAAGGGCGTATGATTGCCTGTCATCGAGGTGGTATTATGTCTCTACTTAGAGGTGAAAACATCACAAAAAAATATCAAAAGACTACCGTATTAAAAGCGCTTAATTTTAACGTATACGAAGGTGAATCATTAGCCGTTGTTGGTGAAAGCGGCAGTGGAAAAACAACTCTTGCCAAGTGCATCATGGGTTTGGAAGAAATGAATAGCGGCAAGTTATTTTATTGCGGAAAAGAGGTTCGCCACCATAAGGCTTTTTATAAACAGGTTCAAATCATTTATCAAAACCCCCTGGCATCCATTAATCGACACTTTGATACGTTGCGAGCTGTAAAGGAACCTTTAGACATCTTTCATATGGGAACTAAGGAGCAAAAGAGAGAAAAAGTGCTGGATGCTTTAGAAGAAGTGCATTTACCTACAGATGAACGTTTTCTTAGACGTGTTCCTTATGAGCTAAGTGGAGGCGAAAGTCAAAGAGTTGCCATAGCAAGAGCTTTGATTCTACAGCCAAAATTATTAATTGCTGATGAAGCGACTTCAGCCTTAGATGTCAGTGTACAAGCAAAAATTATGAAATTATTTATGGAACTTCAAGAGAAGCGAGGTCTTACATTACTTTTTATCACCCATAATATTGCTTTAGCACGAAAAATAAGTGATAAGATGCTCGTATTAAAAGATGGGGAAATCATAGAAAGTGGTCATTCTGCTATCATTACGCATACGCCCAACCATCCTTATACAAAAAATCTTATCCAAGCAGCTCCCCAAATATTTTAA